DNA from Aphis gossypii isolate Hap1 chromosome 3, ASM2018417v2, whole genome shotgun sequence:
GTcctataactttaaaataaactgtcTACTTTCATAGATGTataccataatttattatcaaaaatataatgtttattggttttaatatttttatttttcatgaataccttattacatttttcaaataaattacaatttatactgGTCGTCTTACCTGTGTTTATTGTCTTCGTCTTACTAACATGTGCTATGTTTGTTCTACAGTTACGATATTATTTGTAGTTACTtaagtataaaagaaaattgacTTATTGTATGGACATTATCCATGTTTGCCTAatgaatttttactatatttaattttcaagtgaATTGagagtgtaaaatattactatttaaaaatgattataaatatctcTTAAACGTGTCTGGTCAAAGTACATAAATAtgaagtgtataaaatattaatatattgaacaagatataatttgttacttaatattttaaacatttatgtaacaataattgtgGTAAGAATATCTGATAATGTAACCTAAAtggctattataaaaataaatagtatgaaGTTTTagctttttataatacattaactttttaattaaaaactattaaatcattaattaactattatattattatttaggacATAGTtctgtttactttttttatattaattgaacgcgtacaatatatattaatcaaattgtCCTTcatgatcatatttttttgaaaagaattaaaatatttatttttattcttttataaaaagttctgTTTTCTTAAACTtgataagataattttaagaaaggatggtttattttttaatggaattactttttatacctaaaacacagtaaattttattaaacataacacATAGTACTAAGTACTGTTTATTAACTcagtaaaaaatgaatataaaataaaataaaaacatttataagatagatttaatataatcgttAGGTATGTTACATTTGTATACACTTGATcacaaaatgatttattaaaatttattttaaatcaagctATCTTAGTTGACAGGTTAGAATCAgccttaaatttatttaatataaaaaaaaactgattcaattttcaatataagatGTAAATGATGATAGTGTCACCAATCTGTCTAGAATTTCTTGACTACCGCCTAGTCCCAAATCAGGTTCACTGATTGCTATTGGCATTACATATCCATTTTTACATGTCCAACCTTCACTTTCCACTATTCTCTCTGCTTGTTCTTTGTCTACTCCCATGTACGTTTGAAATTTGTCGAGTTGAATGTTTTCGTAGTGCATGctaatgaattttaatgtgTCCTGTTGGATGCGACGCTTGATTGCAACCATAATAGGCTCAAGTACGTCAGACCATTTGCAGTCAATCAGTTCATATGCTTGTGTGTAGTGTTTTGACCAGAGGGCTTTGCCAATTGACCAAACCTTATGTAATTCGGGATCGGACTTCAGTGCCTCAGGTACGCGGCGCCATAAGAATTTTGCGGCGCACAATTCGTTTGTGTACAAATAGGCGGAAAATAATTTGGTGTACTGTTCAGCCGTCAGAGACCCTTCTTGGATTTCGTCATTTTCGAGCTCTTCGATAACGAAACTAAAACACAGACAATAATCCACTATACAATTAAAGTTGAaccttaaaacaaaattgaacgATTGTGAACTATGCCTACCTGACGTCGAGCGGTTCAGGAATCATATTTGGAGATGGCATAGCGAAAAATACACtggatgaatataaaataatgtaaactgTCGACGGTTggctaaaatactataaagaaTACTAGTTAGcagttttaaactttaaaataatagattagtggatatgaatatataatatgatatttaatcatatcaaCATTTAACACCGACAaaacatcaattattaattatcatacaattttttatttttttcatatcatgATATCTTACAGGTTGGCCgggcttataaataatatatagtttaccactattattaattattattacaagatCGTGATATACCATAATGTTGGCGAATGGCGGGTAAAGCACCGACTATAATAAGAATTCTTATTGTTATACGGGATAAAAATACTTCTTCTAAAAAacaatagctaaaaaaaaaaattaattatttattttcaaattcaaaattgccAACTTTGAAAAGTTAAGAGTGCCGATTGTATTATAAGATGATATCACCAATATcggcaatttttaaatttttatcattaaaaaaagagAATTAATTTGATGATTTGATCGTTTTTTCATGAAATAGTGACCTAGGAAATgattatgtgtatgtataataattaaaactgagGTTTAGCAATGCGTTGTTCTAAATCAACTGACAAAGCGTAATTAAtcgaataatttactaataattattaattaatattgtttaatattaatacaatctgTCAAACAATATCAAAcctgttaattgttattgatattaatattttaaagttaatgaaTACTTCTTGGTAGAACCTGAAATATATCTTACCATTCACTAACGGACACTTCTTGTTTGTTTcaagattatatatttatatatttgatagtgATTAGAATGTTAAGAttcatgtatttatgtatacaagtCATACATTGTaacacaattatatacatatacatttcaCCTTCTAGACAAGCTTACACAAGtctgatttttgaatttaagagGAAGAGCTAACTACATCTTGTAATAGTCATAGTAGCTGTAAGTTGTAACCAGGgactaagatataataatatataacattttaacccCTGAGTTATGACTGCTAATTGTGGTTGtagataaaagtataaaccattataataattattatgttctatCAACAACTATACttctaaatactaatattaaaataataaaacaaatcttGTTcactaatgtatttttataggtttttttataaataattttgtttaattaatattgaaatgatagaaaataatatttataacattttacttcTTATCATTGATTCTTGaagtcttaaaattataatgtaaaagatTCAGTACTACAACTGATGGCATTAAATACAAAAGAGTTGTTTACAGGTTTATATTGTCgtgtgattatttttattatctcgTGCGATACACAACCacctgaaaatataaaaatatttaaatacgaaCAAACTGAATAGTAATTCATTTTAGTAAaagtatatcataatttaagagtaaataaataatgaaattttaccAATGAACGAAGATACACTATGTAATTCAGACTTGCCATAGCGACAATACTCATGTATAGAGTCTTCTTTTGTCGAAGACATACAACCCCATTCACTTAATAGTTTGGATATGcatacctaaaaatatataacatattaccgaatgtaaagtttttatttaattaataattattgtgtttaccTTCAGCTTAGGAATATCAGGTTCAACTTGTTCATCAATTTCACCaggatatgtataatattccgaATAAAATCTTTCTATACCacgcagtataatataatgttcaattAAACTGTCTGGATCTTCAAGGCTTTGACCTAAAAAAGGTGTCAATCATGtacaaaaatgaaacaaatagTAGACTTAAACTATAGAGATAGTTAGGTTATTTCTATTTCTActtatttctaattaatttttttatagacaatcATTGGGCAGGGTATGTCTTAATTGGCaacaaaaacattgaaattttctgttaaaagagaaaaatattaattgatttaagttCAAGTcatcaattatcaattattatttttctaatgaaaTAGGAAATTTTTCATTctgaagaaatattaaaaaaatataatgagctTTTTCTTgaagttacaaaatatatagtgtCATTCTCTACTCTgtgatttttgaataatattaaacatttaactcACATATTTCATTATCAGTATTCCCTTTACGTTCATATTCATCAGCTATCCGTGTACCTCTTATAACACATAACTCAGATgcatgtttacaaaatattttaatatcttgttCTGTGATGGTATCATCAGGAAGGTTAATATCCTGAAGAAGTTGTTGGACCCGGTTATAGACTGCTTCTGCGTCTTTAGCAGCTTGCTCATGATATCTAAATACAcattgacaatatttttatgcttacactatattaaaaatattttaaaggaattatgaaaatattacaattgttGCAAACTGATGTATTTAAAAGTGTCAGCTGTCATATCAGGCAATGTTCCACGAACTGGAAGCCTGCCACATCCTTCATTATCCACAAAATCTTTAAGTGCTTTGACCATTATCCAGAAAGGTTGACtctaaattagataaaaattaaattaattgatacaaATATAGCATTTTCTAGTTTAACAAGATTATGGCTATCATTGAGACACATAATCTTGCTTCAGTTTACAATTACCTATTGttataacgttatattatttgttttataattttgtttattcctGTTTATGACATTTACCTGTTAGTTAAAACACCATTAGTAGTCTcactttaatttcattataaaaatcacattttaagatttaaaatccgttttataattaatattatttaatattcacatTATGAAAATTTGGTCCCTACTTAAGACTAAAGAAGAAGTAGCAAGACTGATTAAGaatttggtatttaaaataccaaaaaaaaaaatatatatataagaatggTTAAGTTGCAAATCTATACTTtcgaaaaatttatattttgtaagtataatattaaaaagtgggcaagtggataccgctctgctgtacattaggtgccgtatggatcattattatatattataggagtgttaaatttgaatccaatgatagttatcattgtatacgaaaaacgattctgaacgaagatgatttgtcagcctaggatataatttctagtggttggtgaaaaaggttgtttatgttttaatggcctgaatacaacaaaatttaagttcttttataataattgtaagctaaacttatgaaaaaccttgtattaaatgttcaactcttagctacttatacaaaaatttttatgaaatatacctacaaaataatttgcaagtattcatagttttgacgaatttttgtcaatatttgaacttcaaatgctaataaaaaaaaattgtgcctatatattcttataattttttaatcactataataataacttatgaggaactttgcattaaattttcaagtattttgatagggccaaaaagattttatcgacacataaaaaaagaattttcagaaaaattgaaaatttcagttgtctataaatagctcaaaaaaagtcaaaatattttgaaaattaaatcacgaaaagaaaacgcgaatcttaataactggtaaaattttcaagtatctacgacttatactttttgaataataacaaatatttaaaatcgtttgagaataaatcgttatcgttacgctatttcgttaaaatttaaaattcaaacgcactaaaaatttttcctataatgatgcttcgagttttctctatagatacttgaaggtaaacttatggaaaacttagtgttgtatttttaatccttagttataaacacaaaaaattttatgatttttcaacttcaaataatttgcaaatattcatgcttttgacgaatttttgtaaatatttgaacttcaaatgctaataaaaaaaaattgtgcctatgtattcttataattttttaatcactataagaataaaatatgaggaactttgtattaaattttcaagtattttgatagggctaaaaaaattttatcgacacttcaaaaatattttttcagaaaaattgaaaatttcagtggtctataaataactcataaaaagtcaaaattttttgaaatttaaatcacgtaaagaaaacgcgaatcttaataactggtaaaattttcaagtatctacgacttatactttttgaataataacaaatatcaaaaatcgtttgaggctaaactgttatttaacgcggtttttgtaaaaatttaaatttcaaacactcataaaaattttttgtctaaatccggtagagttttttttacagatatttgaagaaaaatgtatggagaaccttgtaccaaattttcaaaactttttggtcatccaaaaaatttttatcgacactttaaaaaaaaattctcaaaaaaatcgaaaatttcagtggtctataaataactcataaaaagtcaaaattttttgaaaatttaactatatacggataccactgacattaacatttggtgaaaatttcaagtattttcagtgattagtttttgaattacaaccataaaaaaaaatcgatttggtcgaaaactggttttgcgtaaaaattgccgtttttccgtcattttttttttgtttttctcgatttttttgaaaactgttggaaaatgttaactttttacctctataatgcaccaaggatattcacttttacatcggaaaccacccccattgtttgaaattggagcattatttcgactagttatgctgtacacagacacaaaaaaaaaaaaaaaaaaaacacacaccattgtaaaatcaatacattcatcacttcgttcagaatctaaaatattcaaaaaaagttaaatccGAAACAACACTTGTTTTAAACACAATCATCttctgtttattaattattattaaacaatttattttgcttGGACCTGAGGTGttaacttttatagttttatagtagggcacaataacaatttgaaaataaacaaatatactgACTGGGATAATTATTTGTGTTCTCAATATTGAGGCAAGAGCATAATTgagaaagataaaaaaattgttaaaacagataaaaatgtattttctaagagaaaataatagattttcggacaaatatgttatgaaacttatgaataatttttgatcCAAATTCTTGAAACTATGTTTACTTTTCTAAAtgaattttgttaaatgtaaaaaggggaacattaatttattcagaATGTTGGTAATCATCACTcaagaaaacttaaaaaaaacaaattttaaacatttgacaATAAACCACAGCAAAAACTGATAGATTCTTTAAGTGGATTATATACtcaaattatagaatttattagaTCAGCAAAAtaacagaaattaaaaaaagcattATAGAAAAAAGTGTCATCGCTCAAAATCATATTTAGCTAAATTTAGAAAGTTTCAGaatgcaaaaaatataaattcactggtgtcttaaaaaaacaatcaaaatctGATATTCTCCAATTGATTACCCATGTAtcatgtttacaaaaaaaaacatgtaaattTTGCATA
Protein-coding regions in this window:
- the LOC114119997 gene encoding COP9 signalosome complex subunit 8, with translation MPSPNMIPEPLDVSFVIEELENDEIQEGSLTAEQYTKLFSAYLYTNELCAAKFLWRRVPEALKSDPELHKVWSIGKALWSKHYTQAYELIDCKWSDVLEPIMVAIKRRIQQDTLKFISMHYENIQLDKFQTYMGVDKEQAERIVESEGWTCKNGYVMPIAISEPDLGLGGSQEILDRLVTLSSFTSYIEN